The Coffea arabica cultivar ET-39 chromosome 2c, Coffea Arabica ET-39 HiFi, whole genome shotgun sequence genome includes the window GAAGCGTGACGAGCTCAATTGTTCTTTCCTCATTCAGTTCAGCTGATGGACGTTGCTTGCATCCACTAGTACCATACTAGCTTCGTCGAGCAATCTGAAATTTGCATCATCATCAATATGGAAAGTGCGCTTGCGAGTTTGGAAAAcgtgaaaattttttgaagaaaaatgatgatATAATTCGAACAAGGCTAAAATTATTTTCGTTTTACTCTCTTCGTTGTGTTTTTTTTCGGGTACTGAATGAAGGGAGTGATTTTCTTCCTAAATCATTATATATTCTTCCAAAGGTAAGTTAGTAACTATTAGCATTATTTTACTTCATGAAACGTGATAATGCATTTATGTCATTAATTATGTCTcggttttgatttttttcaagCTAAATTTAATCAGAAGAGATCCAATAATATGTTTAGGTGAACTTCGTTATAAATTAGGTTGGCATTTTAATTACATGCATTTTgagtatatataaaatattttgtTTGGTAAATGTAATATCTTACTATACGGTTATAATCTCGTCACTTAATCGTGTTGTGCACGTAATCTTTCTCTATATTTTTTCTCTTTGTAAATGTTTAAGAATCTATTTCTTCATGATATTTTTTCAGGCAAAATTTATGTAAAACGTTGATGTTTTTGTTagccaaataaaaaaatttacttcacaaatttcaatcacctttttatcttcccaaccatctttttatctcgcatacatcacatcacaaaaaatgctacagtaattatctcaaataaatcattcaaataaactcttatccaaacaatgTCAATCATTAGCCATAGCTTCATAATAGTAGCTTCCATCCACATTCATTACTATTCAAAGTAATCATGCCCGTTGATTTTCAATTTTAAGATCAAATTTATCATTGCTGCGCTAAAGTGCATGTTAAACAGGCataactagggctgcaaacgagtcgagttgaGTCGAATTTTAAGTTAATCGAaccgagtctcgactaaattttaccgagctcgacgagccggcaattttcgagctcgagctcggaaaaaaataaaaattgtattttttaaaaaataaataaaataattttttttgaataaataataaaatattaaggatatatacataattttactataaaaataaaaaaaaatatatatataataatattaattttattattaaataaaaataaaaaaaataatatatatatactcaaactCGCGAGTcagctcgcgagctaacgaactTAATATTCTTAGtttgagttcgagctcgagtttgactcgagccgctcacGAGCGGCTCGATTCATTTGCAACCCTAGACATAACACAAAGAAGATGgaaatatatgaatatatatatcTAACATTTCATCAATAGGCATCTTTTGTTTGCATGTACGACTTGTTCCATTTATCTATTTTGtcctgttttcaagaaaattatacAATAAATAAACTACACATctatacaaaataaaataaggtaaAAGAATGTTGAATATCCAAAAAATGGAATAATATATAAGTGATTTTTATTGATTTGTTAATTTATGAACATAATGCATAAGGCTGTCACGCTATCTCAATTTTCGTTAAGTGACCTAATCCAATATGATATTCTGTCCATATAAAGCATCAGCCATTATTATAAGCAAATTTATCAATGAAATTTCAAATATTAGAAGACACGTTCAAAGCTTTCTGcttgagaaaaataaaatttgtagAACTTAAAAGATCACGCAAAAGGTTATAGGAGATTAAATTCATAGAACTAATGTATATAGAGAGGCAATTTacacacatatacacatatatatatatatgtatgtatgtacatACGTACGTATGTATATGCATGTATGTATAGGGAAAAATCTTATGATGCAGAATTgtataaatattattattgttccAGTATCCTGCAGTTATCTTGGAATAAAGCCCAGTCATATTGAGCATCGTGCTTCACAGAAAAAGCAAGGGCATGTGCCTAAACAGAGAAGACAAACTTATATTCATAGCTCCAAAATTCGTAGTACCAACAAATTGCTCGCACAATTCGTAAGTTGTCTAAACCTGTGGGACTATTTTGTAATATGACCAAACATCACGTAAACGCACCTACTCTTAGTATGGAACTCCCCGACTTTTTCTTTTTACGGCAACAAAACGAAATTATCTCTATCTCTCTCCAGCGTATCTTGTAAGCGGGAAGATGACCGGAGCTGACAAGTCGTCTGATTTATTGAAGGAACTGGAGCGTTTGTTGGATTCAGACCCCTTGATGTAAGCCTCCAATTGCTTCCCGTGTTTTGATTGCTTATTTTATGTATCATATGCACTTGCATTgcattaatttctttgaattgtAGTTTCAAGAAACGATCAAAAGTGTGAAAGCTcttattgattgcaatttcttttaattatggtCATGGAAATGCTGCGATTATCTGAGTTTTAATATTACTTACCCGGGAAAATGCTATTGATCTTAATTAAGTATTGGATTTCATATTTTTTGGTAGTTCTAATCCAATTCGGGATTTTCGATGCTGATTGCTGCTTGTATGCAATTTATCTGTTCCTTGTGACAATGGATGATGCTAACTCGAGCTCATGATCTAGTCAAAGGTCAAAAGAGTTCTACATCTTTATCTGTGACGATTGTGCTAGCGAGGTGAAGCTATCTGAGGCAGTTTAGTCATTAATTTGTTGAAGTTCAAGCTCCCCCCCCCCTCccttctcaaaaaaaaaaaaaaaaaggtgttccCTCCAATTGAAACAGTCTCAAATTGATCCAACCTATTTATTAAAGGCATTAACAGTTCTTCTGATTATAGAGGAATTAGCGACAAAAAGAGGGAGATAACACAAGTCGTTTTTGTCTTTTTACGAGAGGCGTTTGCATCTTCATGTTTCCAACGATAAAGGTGCAATCTTTGCTGGTTACACATGGTTTTGACAGAGTGCAATTTAGAGGTTCTATCGACAAGAAGTGCACGAATTTAACTTGGCGAAAGAAGGCACCTTTCATTCAACTCAATAAAGCAGGAACAACTTTTAGTAGAATGATGAATAAATCTTGCTtagctggatttttttttaaaccaagctGGAACGATTTTTTCAAGGAGGCcctttataattttaaaattctgGACCTTTTGACTACTACTTTAGGATTTTCTTATACTTTTTAATTTCTTTGCTTGATGTGTTATGATTGTTAGTATGTCTTCTTCAGCAGatttatgtttattttcaatatGTTTGGAATTTATTGTTGATTAACCGACATCCTGTAATTATGCTTCCTTCTAAATCAAGGGATGAAGTAGGGTTTATTCATCCATCACAGCTTGCTGAACTTCGTAAAGAGGCCGGTAGTACTTCAAGGGACAGGCTCATGGGATCTGCACAAACAGAAGCTAATACTTTTGATTTAGTTTTTTGGAGCAGAGAGCATAAGTTGGGAATCTCTACCACTGCTCTTCTTCCGTTATACAAAGCAGCTAAACATGCATTCATGGAAGCAATAAGACAATATCAGACTTTAACTGACTTGCAGAGAGAAAGAGATGATTCAAAAGATGTCAATGCATCAACATTTACTTCATCTTCCATAAGCATTCTGGAGACTGATGTGATGAAGCACAGCCGGGCTCTTCTGTTGTTAAGCTGCGATTTCGGCACTGCTTGGAATTGCAGGTCCTTATATCCTCATCATTTATCATTCTCTGCAGTCATATCTATGAATGTGTAAATGTGTGTATGTATCCGTTTTTCTATTAACCCATCTATTTTTAATATGTGTATAAAGTAATTTTTTGGGTAACTAATCAATCTTTGTTGTTGAAAGAAAATCTGTACACACAAGAAGGAGGGCGTATCCTCTGTATGGTGCTCACTTTCCTGCATTGATATGTAAAGAAGATCAATATGGATGAACATAAAATATTTTAGCAAGATCAAGTGGCAATACTCAGTCCAGGCTATATTAGTAATTAGGTACTCCCAcaagttttcttttccttctgatACAGAGTGCATGTGGCATTAGCTGCTCTATCCTGAGATTTGGTCTATCTCTATCGACAGTGCAACAAATATTGTTCTTAAAGCATTGTAAAGGCACATGGATTTTAGTTTGCGGCATGTATGCCGCCGATTATTAATTAGCATTTACTAGATCTGCAGTTCTAGCAGAGAAGGAACAGAGGAAAACAGGTGGATAGCGCCTTTGAACACAAATAGAGAAACTAATAAACTAGAAAAACGAAGAAAACCCTTGATTGTTCATTGGTTTACAAAAATCCTTTGTTCCTTTATTTCAACAATGTTGTGTACTACCGGCCAAACATACTTATAAAGACCTCATATGGTTGCTACTACTGGAACCAAAATCTTGGTCCTATATTTCCACACATTATCTATCCATATAAGCATGTCATAATAAATCTAAGCAAGAAAGCTTCGTGAGCATTGAACTCGTTTTTCTGCTGGCATTGAGAGTAAAACTTATTGGAAAATAGTTTATTCATAATTGCAGATCCTTCTGTAGTTTGATTTAACATAAACCTCTCACTGCTAATCTTTAGCTTTTCATTGTTCTATTATAGAAAAATGCTGGCTAATGCTATTGCAGGTTTATTGCTCTCAAATGTGTGTATACATAAAGATATACTGGTATGTACATAGATGTACAAGGGCACACACTCAACTTTGAAAGTATTGGCTGGTAATGATGCCAAACAAAAGCTGAAAATGTTTGCTACATGTTTTACTCGGCTAATTAGAAAATTCTGAAAAATATGAATTGGCGTGTGGTAGACATTTCTTAGCTGGTAAACTTTCAACTTGCAGGAAATTAGTTGTTTCCAAGCTGGAGCTACTTCATACTTATATGGATGAACTTAATTTGTCAAGTTTGGTTCTTTCTTATGCACCAAAAAGTGAACGTGCGTGGAACCATCGGTAAATTTCTGCTGTCTTGTGTGCGAAACATTGTGCACGTACATGTTTAACATCTGTTTTTATGATAAGGAATAACAACTTTTTCTGAAGATATTTTTCATACGTgtattttctgtttcttttcatTCATGCATTTGCATGTAGCGTTGCATTATACTTGTCAATCACTTTGCACTTGTATTGATTTGGTGCATTGGATGCTTATTACTGACAATTACTGATAGGAGGTGGGTGATCAAGATGATTGCTGGAAAGTGTCCAAATCTGCAAGAGATTATTGAAAGAGAATCTGAGTTTGTTGAGAAATTAGCTGAGGTCAATTTTTGTATCATGAATTGCATGATATAGAAGATATGATCTTATCAGTCAATTTCAAGTTTTATTGAATGTCAAATGGAAATTTAGATGTCATGTTGGTTGCCATGTTTGTACTTagtcattttcttgattaatcCTTTACTTTTCTCCTGCATACTTAGTGTGCGTGGAGCACTTGAGTTCCATACTATCACATCGCAGTGCCTTCAAATTTGAGTTCTGTGTTCGGCAAAATTTGTCAGGGAATGGAGCAAAGGAGGCTAATGTCATCTTTGATATTAGCTTTTAGAAGTATCATACTTGATGATTATGCATTTTCTCCTATTTAACTGAATAGAGATTGCTTATATGAAGATTTTTGGTGATCCATTGGTTTTTCAAAAGCCTACTTGAGACATGATATTCCTTTTTTAGCTTTCTAATTTTCTTCTCTCGGATTAGATATTGGCATGCTGTCCCAGCAAaagagtttcttttttttttatggttctCTCTTTTTAGAGAAGGGCTAGTAGCCAAGAAACATTAGCGAGTGACTTCTTGTTTCGGATTATATATTTGATAATGATGAGGCAGATAATAATTTTGGTATGCAGACCTCAACTTGTCTCACTTAAAAGCACTGACGAGTTGCTACTTCTCTCCCATAACTTTCCATCTTTCTATCCTTGAGGTTGAACTGGTTCCTCATGCATGCAATAGTTTTACAAATGACAAAGATTGACAGGCTTGTTTATGTTAGTCAAACTGGATATCCATAATGAAATCAAGGACTTGTTTAACTTCTCTGCTGGAGTTTTACATATGAACTTGTTCCTCATGCTTGAGACTTAATTTGGTTAACTTGTATCCCATAACTTTCCACCGTTTCTATTCTTGAGTTGAACTCATTCCTCATGCATGCAACAGTTTCACATATGACAAGGATTGACAGGCTTGTTTATATTAGTCAAACTGGATATCCATAATGGATTCAAGGACTTaatttggttaacttttctgcAGGAGTTTTACATACGAACTCGTTCCTCATGCTTGCATTAGTTTTACATACTACAAAGATTGACAAGCTTGTTTATATTAGTCAAATTGATATCCATAATGAATTTTCACGGACTTAATTTGGTTCTAACTTTTCTGCAGAGGTCAAAAATGAATTATCGTGCATGGAATCACCGCTGCTGGTTGGTTTCTTACATGTCTGGAGAGCAGGTTAGTAAAAAATTAAGAGGAACCTATTTGTTGCTATATTTTTTCATCTGCATAATTGCACTCTGCTAACTGGGTGGCAGTAGGCTGAAGTTAACACTATCATGTACAATCACAGCCAAACTCTATTCCTggttttggacttaagaaaagAGGTGCATCATATATAAGCTTTGCAATTGGATTTTTAACCAAGTTTGTGGGAACTGGATGCAGGTACTACATGAATTGAACAAGTCCCGAGATTGGGCTGGCCTTCATGTTGCTGATAACTCGTGCTTTCACTACCGTACAGTAGGTTATCTTTGTATCTATTATTCAGAACTACCAATTGTGCCTGTGATTTTTTGTTAAGTGATTGATGCTGTTAGTATGCCTCTCCTTATAGTTCAGAATTATGTTGTCGGCCTCTCTAAAATAGGACTTGGTACTTGCACAATCAGCACAGTtgaacccagaaattttagatttatcaGTTCTAGTTTTGCTTAGCCACTTGCTTTTATATGCATAACTTGattgtttttaattattttggaATACCTCATAAACAAAGCATGCTTTTGAAGTTTTGGTAAAATTGGCAGCGGTTATTGCTCAAGATCTTAGAGGGTTATGATGACCAAAATTCTGCTGCACCTTCAGCCACGAATTTTCATGAATTGTGGAAGGTATGGTCCTGCATATTGCTGATCCTTCCAGAGTATTCAAATCCTCTCATACTCGCTGTTAGGTGTTGCATCTATAGGAAACGAAGGATATACTTAATTAGAATCATATTATCATATTTTCAGAATTGGCGTGCatggttttcctttttcttctaattttgttATGTTTAGTTTCTTACAATGTCTACATCTTTACTTGGGTCTGATCTTCAAAGGATGTCCACAAGCAGACTCTAGAATCTTGGATCTCAATTCCTTAGCTAGACCTGCTATTAACTTGAGAAATCAAATGGGAGGATTGTTAGTGATACTGTTAACCTGCTGAGAAGGTCCTGAAGGCTCCAAGCAACTGGTAATTCTGCAATTAGTTGGTCCAGGATCATTGCTAAATGGACAGAAGCCTAGATTATGAGTGATAGGGTAATAATTGCTTAAGCATCTGTGGCTATAAGGCTTATTGAAATGTGATTGAAAGATAGCCTTGTGTACTGAGAACGTGTCTGAATTTGCCAAAATCAGAAGCAGCTGTGTCTTATCTAGCATAAAGCAAAAAAGACAAACTTGACTGTTGATTCCCTCCCAGTGAGGAGAATCTGTTATCTGAAAATTCTCACAGGAAGTATATATGCTCATGCACGGGAATTGCAGTTCTAGACGATAGGATTGTGATGTTAAGTCCCAATGGACCCTTTGAATTTTTGGTTATAATACTGATACTTTGATAGACAACCCTGAGGACCTAAAGAATTGTCTAaggaagttgtaaaattaattcATACTTTGGTAAGCGGTGGTTAAAACAGTTAACGTGAAAGTTGCACTGTCATTCAAGCATTGCAATTAGCATTTAAATATTCTCTCACTTGTATCTTTCATGGAAAAGCCTGACGCTCAGGCTGTTGTTTATAATTATATGATTGTTGAATCTGATATGCAGATATTGGGCATGAAGGAATCTTTGGAAAGTTTGTTTATTGCGCAGGCAAATACTATTATCACTATAGCCTGCACCAAAGATGTCCAAAAATTTCTTAGGAAAAAGTTCTTTGAGCATTGCTTTAACCTTAACGACTGTACAGATACTGGAATTCTAAAACAAATATGGATCAAAGAAATAAACTATAGTTCAGTTGTCATTCATGTAAAAACCTAATTTGGCCTAATGATGTACTTTATGCAGCTGATTGTCATGTTTTTATGAAAATTCCTCATGCTTCATCAACTTATAAGTTTTGTTTGTGACAAATGCTTTGTTACAGAAGGAACTTGATTGGGTTGCTACATTGATAAAGTGCTACGTGGGAAGAGAGGTATGGCCTGACTAAGATACACCAGGATCTCCACTATGCTGCACTTACTTCACTATTGATTTGGAAAATGGCTTCCAGAAAGATATTAGAAAGTTTGGATTACCTTCCACACTTAAAGCTTTAGCTTTGTTGGTCCATCAGAAATTTCCTGGCTGTAATGGATTCTAAATCCTAGACTTGAATTTATTTGGCTAATGGTCCTGGATCAGGAGGGAAAGTACATCAAAAACTTTATGGTTAGATGTGGGCATATATCTCTGTCTTTGATGGGGCACTTCAGAAAACTGGATGGAGGCATTGAAGTCAATTTCAGCAGCTTGACCTGGCCTTATTCTTGTTCCAAGTGCAGGATTCTGTCTAGGTCTAATTTATCGTTTATGGTTCTTACTTTTGACAGAAGGCTGGATCTGATCGTGGGTCTTCCATTTCTTGACATCTCATGATTAATATCTTCTGCATTCAGACAGTTCAACCATATAAATGACTTCATGCCTGGATTACAGATTTCTTGTCAATCACTTGGATCCAATATACGACTTGAATGAATACTTGTTGTCCTTATAATTCACAGCATTTTAAAGCAACTGATGATTATTTTGTTACTTTTGATTTGCAGGCTTTATGGCTCTATCGCCGCTTTCTATCATTGACTTGGATTAAGCATTTTACAACTCAAGTTCACAGCAATTCTTTTGGTTCCTGTCccaaaaatataatgaatgtcGAAGTATTTATGAGTAATGAGCTACAATTGTGTCATTACTGCTCAAGTATTCCTGATAATGACTTTGAGGACTATCAAGCACAAGCAACCTTTTCTGCTACTTATATCATGTGGATTACAAGGGTGCGTAAACCTTTATGTTATGAATATTCAGATTTCACATCCTAATCTATCCTGTGAGATTCTCACCTTTCATCGGGGACTTTTGTATGTGCTCAGCAAGTTGGTGGCTCTTTGCAAGTAGAGCTTCGAAAGAAGCTGGAAGCAAATGGATTGAAGACACTGGTAAACAATGTCTGCCCAGAGAAGTCCTTCCTGTGGAATACTTTCAGCGAAAGCATCTAATAACAGCTTTGGAGTtttaaaagggtaaatttgggTATATTTTAGGTGGTTGGTTGTTTTTGGATCATATGCCAAATCAGTCTTGAACTTGCTCTTCTTTGACCGTATGTTGTACTCTTTCTTCGGGTTGCAAAATGGGTGCTGCTGAAAACATGATGTCCATCATTTTGCTGGATGCAATCTGATCTTTGTAGACACCAGTTTCTTTGGCCTGTTTAGTGGCTTTCATACAGCCTTTTGAGTTTCTTCAAGTCATCTGCGGCGTGTATTCTTGTTATCATTAGATTGTAATTTTAATCTCTGTATATCAATTTCTGCTTCGTCTACCCTCTATTGCATACACAAACAAGAAGCCTCCTCATTCG containing:
- the LOC113725570 gene encoding uncharacterized protein isoform X3 encodes the protein MTGADKSSDLLKELERLLDSDPLMDEVGFIHPSQLAELRKEAGSTSRDRLMGSAQTEANTFDLVFWSREHKLGISTTALLPLYKAAKHAFMEAIRQYQTLTDLQRERDDSKDVNASTFTSSSISILETDVMKHSRALLLLSCDFGTAWNCRKLVVSKLELLHTYMDELNLSSLVLSYAPKSERAWNHRRWVIKMIAGKCPNLQEIIERESEFVEKLAERSKMNYRAWNHRCWLVSYMSGEQVLHELNKSRDWAGLHVADNSCFHYRTRLLLKILEGYDDQNSAAPSATNFHELWKKELDWVATLIKCYVGREEGKYIKNFMVRCGHISLSLMGHFRKLDGGIEVNFSSLTWPYSCSKCRILSRSNLSFMVLTFDRRLDLIVGLPFLDIS
- the LOC113725570 gene encoding uncharacterized protein isoform X1, whose product is MTGADKSSDLLKELERLLDSDPLMDEVGFIHPSQLAELRKEAGSTSRDRLMGSAQTEANTFDLVFWSREHKLGISTTALLPLYKAAKHAFMEAIRQYQTLTDLQRERDDSKDVNASTFTSSSISILETDVMKHSRALLLLSCDFGTAWNCRKLVVSKLELLHTYMDELNLSSLVLSYAPKSERAWNHRRWVIKMIAGKCPNLQEIIERESEFVEKLAERSKMNYRAWNHRCWLVSYMSGEQVLHELNKSRDWAGLHVADNSCFHYRTRLLLKILEGYDDQNSAAPSATNFHELWKKELDWVATLIKCYVGREALWLYRRFLSLTWIKHFTTQVHSNSFGSCPKNIMNVEVFMSNELQLCHYCSSIPDNDFEDYQAQATFSATYIMWITRQVGGSLQVELRKKLEANGLKTLVNNVCPEKSFLWNTFSESI
- the LOC113725570 gene encoding uncharacterized protein isoform X5, producing MGSAQTEANTFDLVFWSREHKLGISTTALLPLYKAAKHAFMEAIRQYQTLTDLQRERDDSKDVNASTFTSSSISILETDVMKHSRALLLLSCDFGTAWNCRKLVVSKLELLHTYMDELNLSSLVLSYAPKSERAWNHRRWVIKMIAGKCPNLQEIIERESEFVEKLAERSKMNYRAWNHRCWLVSYMSGEQVLHELNKSRDWAGLHVADNSCFHYRTRLLLKILEGYDDQNSAAPSATNFHELWKKELDWVATLIKCYVGREALWLYRRFLSLTWIKHFTTQVHSNSFGSCPKNIMNVEVFMSNELQLCHYCSSIPDNDFEDYQAQATFSATYIMWITRQVGGSLQVELRKKLEANGLKTLVNNVCPEKSFLWNTFSESI
- the LOC113725570 gene encoding uncharacterized protein isoform X4 — its product is MTGADKSSDLLKELERLLDSDPLMDEVGFIHPSQLAELRKEAGSTSRDRLMGSAQTEANTFDLVFWSREHKLGISTTALLPLYKAAKHAFMEAIRQYQTLTDLQRERDDSKDVNASTFTSSSISILETDVMKHSRALLLLSCDFGTAWNCRKLVVSKLELLHTYMDELNLSSLVLSYAPKSERAWNHRRWVIKMIAGKCPNLQEIIERESEFVEKLAERSKMNYRAWNHRCWLVSYMSGEQVLHELNKSRDWAGLHVADNSCFHYRTRLLLKILEGYDDQNSAAPSATNFHELWKELDWVATLIKCYVGREEGKYIKNFMVRCGHISLSLMGHFRKLDGGIEVNFSSLTWPYSCSKCRILSRSNLSFMVLTFDRRLDLIVGLPFLDIS
- the LOC113725570 gene encoding uncharacterized protein isoform X2, whose translation is MTGADKSSDLLKELERLLDSDPLMDEVGFIHPSQLAELRKEAGSTSRDRLMGSAQTEANTFDLVFWSREHKLGISTTALLPLYKAAKHAFMEAIRQYQTLTDLQRERDDSKDVNASTFTSSSISILETDVMKHSRALLLLSCDFGTAWNCRKLVVSKLELLHTYMDELNLSSLVLSYAPKSERAWNHRRWVIKMIAGKCPNLQEIIERESEFVEKLAERSKMNYRAWNHRCWLVSYMSGEQVLHELNKSRDWAGLHVADNSCFHYRTRLLLKILEGYDDQNSAAPSATNFHELWKELDWVATLIKCYVGREALWLYRRFLSLTWIKHFTTQVHSNSFGSCPKNIMNVEVFMSNELQLCHYCSSIPDNDFEDYQAQATFSATYIMWITRQVGGSLQVELRKKLEANGLKTLVNNVCPEKSFLWNTFSESI